A single region of the Sorghum bicolor cultivar BTx623 chromosome 9, Sorghum_bicolor_NCBIv3, whole genome shotgun sequence genome encodes:
- the LOC8058299 gene encoding trifunctional UDP-glucose 4,6-dehydratase/UDP-4-keto-6-deoxy-D-glucose 3,5-epimerase/UDP-4-keto-L-rhamnose-reductase RHM3 isoform X1 has product MLGVRFLLRQQDSKSNHTGDMARPYKPKNILITGAAGFIASHVAIRVTKKYPDYKIVVLDKLDYCSNLKNLLPVSSSPNFKFVKGDIASADLVNFLLVTEKIDTIMHFAAQTHVDNSFGNSFEFTKNNIYGTHVLLEACRITGQIKRFIHVSTDEVYGETDEDAVVGNHEASQLLPTNPYAATKAGAEMLVMAYGRSYGLPVITSRGNNVFGPNQFPEKLIPKFILLAMRGEPLPIHGDGGNVRSYIYCEDVAEAFEVILHHGEVGHVYNIGTKRERTVIDVAKDVCKLFSLEAGKVIMFVENRPFNDQRYFLDDEKLKSLGWAERTPWEEGLKKTMEWYVANSDYWGDVSGALLPHPRTLMMPGYEGSEEIKGILSQFNNIQTKVTSTLDTALETHAFKFLVYGRTGWIGGLLGKICEKKGIPYEYGKGRLQERSSLNLDIQTIKPTHVFNAAGVTGRPNVDWCESHKPDTIRTNVVGTLNLADVCREHGLLMMNYATGCIFEYDADHPEGSGIGFKEEDTPNFTGSFYSKTKAMVEELLREYENVCTLRVRMPISSDLNNPRNFVTKISRYNKVVNIPNSMTMLDELLPISVEMAKRNLRGIYNFTNPGVVSHNEILEMYKQYIDPSFKWTNFTLEEQAKVIVAPRSNNEMDATKLKKEFPELLSIKDSLIKFVFEPNRKVPIN; this is encoded by the exons ATGCTTGGTGTTCGCTTCCTTCTTCGACAACAG GATTCTAAAAGCAATCATACAGGGGACATGGCGAGGCCTTACAAGCCTAAGAATATCCTCATTACAGGAGCTGCTGGCTTTATCGCATCCCATGTCGCGATCCGTGTTACCAAGAAGTACCCCGATTACAAGATCGTTGTCCTTGACAAACTTGACTACTGCTCTAATCTGAAGAACCTGCTCCCTGTGAGCTCGTCACCAAACTTCAAGTTTGTCAAGGGAGATATTGCAAGCGCTGATCTTGTCAACTTCCTTCTTGTCACGGAGAAAATTGACACCATAATGCACTTCGCAGCCCAGACACATGTTGACAATTCATTTGGGAATTCTTTCGAATTTACCAAGAACAATATTTATGGTACACATGTTCTTCTTGAGGCCTGCAGGATTACTGGTCAGATCAAGAGGTTCATCCATGTCAGCACTGATGAGGTCTATGGGGAGACTGATGAGGATGCAGTTGTTGGGAACCATGAAGCATCACAGCTGCTTCCCACAAACCCATATGCAGCCACCAAAGCGGGAGCAGAGATGCTTGTCATGGCATATGGGAGATCCTATGGACTTCCGGTTATCACCTCTCGAGGAAACAATGTCTTTGGCCCCAATCAGTTTCCTGAGAAGCTTATCCCAAAGTTTATTCTTTTGGCAATGAGAGGGGAGCCACTCCCTATCCATGGTGATGGAGGCAATGTCCGTAGCTACATCTATTGTGAGGATGTTGCGGAGGCATTTGAGGTCATCCTACATCATGGAGAAGTTGGACATGTGTATAATATTGGAACAAAGAGAGAGAGGACAGTAATTGATGTAGCAAAAGATGTTTGTAAGCTTTTCAGTCTTGAAGCTGGCAAAGTCATCATGTTTGTCGAGAACAGACCTTTCAATGACCAGAGGTATTTCTTGGACGATGAGAAGCTCAAGAGCCTTGGATGGGCTGAGCGCACCCCATGGGAGGAAGGCTTAAAAAAGACAATGGAATGGTATGTAGCAAATTCTGATTATTGGGGTGATGTTTCTGGGGCCTTACTGCCTCATCCAAGGACATTGATGATGCCAGGGTACGAGGGCTCTGAAGAGATTAAAGGAATTCTCAGTCAGTTCAATAACATTCAAACAAAGGTCACTTCAACATTGGATACTGCTCTAGAAACGCATGCCTTCAAGTTCCTGGTATATGGCAGGACAGGATGGATCGGTGGACTTCTTGGAAAAATATGTGAGAAGAAAGGAATTCCATATGAGTATGGAAAAGGCCGCTTGCAAGAACGTTCTTCACTCAACCTGGATATCCAAACTATTAAGCCAACACATGTCTTCAATGCCGCTGGTGTTACTGGAAGGCCCAATGTTGACTGGTGTGAGTCACACAAACCAGACACCATTCGTACCAATGTTGTGGGCACCTTAAATCTAGCAGACGTATGTAGGGAGCATGGCTTATTGATGATGAACTACGCGACTGGGTGCATATTTGAGTATGATGCAGATCATCCTGAAGGGTCAGGTATTGGTTTCAAAGAGGAAGATACACCAAATTTTACAGGTTCATTCTACTCGAAGACGAAGGCAATG GTCGAGGAGCTATTGAGGGAGTATGAGAATGTCTGCACTCTGCGAGTTCGAATGCCAATATCCTCTGACCTCAACAACCCCCGAAACTTTGTGACAAAGATCAGCCGTTACAACAAGGTGGTGAACATCCCCAACAGCATGACGATGTTGGACGAGCTCCTGCCTATCTCAGTGGAGATGGCAAAGAGGAACCTGCGGGGCATCTATAACTTCACCAACCCTGGTGTTGTCAGCCACAACGAGATCCTAGAGATGTACAAGCAGTACATCGACCCTAGCTTCAAGTGGACAAACTTCACCCTTGAGGAGCAGGCCAAGGTTATTGTCGCGCCACGAAGCAATAATGAGATGGATGCAACCAAGCTGAAGAAAGAGTTCCCCGAACTGCTATCGATCAAAGACTCGTTGATCAAGTTTGTCTTTGAGCCCAATAGGAAGGTGCCTATAAACTGA
- the LOC8058299 gene encoding trifunctional UDP-glucose 4,6-dehydratase/UDP-4-keto-6-deoxy-D-glucose 3,5-epimerase/UDP-4-keto-L-rhamnose-reductase RHM3 isoform X2, whose translation MARPYKPKNILITGAAGFIASHVAIRVTKKYPDYKIVVLDKLDYCSNLKNLLPVSSSPNFKFVKGDIASADLVNFLLVTEKIDTIMHFAAQTHVDNSFGNSFEFTKNNIYGTHVLLEACRITGQIKRFIHVSTDEVYGETDEDAVVGNHEASQLLPTNPYAATKAGAEMLVMAYGRSYGLPVITSRGNNVFGPNQFPEKLIPKFILLAMRGEPLPIHGDGGNVRSYIYCEDVAEAFEVILHHGEVGHVYNIGTKRERTVIDVAKDVCKLFSLEAGKVIMFVENRPFNDQRYFLDDEKLKSLGWAERTPWEEGLKKTMEWYVANSDYWGDVSGALLPHPRTLMMPGYEGSEEIKGILSQFNNIQTKVTSTLDTALETHAFKFLVYGRTGWIGGLLGKICEKKGIPYEYGKGRLQERSSLNLDIQTIKPTHVFNAAGVTGRPNVDWCESHKPDTIRTNVVGTLNLADVCREHGLLMMNYATGCIFEYDADHPEGSGIGFKEEDTPNFTGSFYSKTKAMVEELLREYENVCTLRVRMPISSDLNNPRNFVTKISRYNKVVNIPNSMTMLDELLPISVEMAKRNLRGIYNFTNPGVVSHNEILEMYKQYIDPSFKWTNFTLEEQAKVIVAPRSNNEMDATKLKKEFPELLSIKDSLIKFVFEPNRKVPIN comes from the exons ATGGCGAGGCCTTACAAGCCTAAGAATATCCTCATTACAGGAGCTGCTGGCTTTATCGCATCCCATGTCGCGATCCGTGTTACCAAGAAGTACCCCGATTACAAGATCGTTGTCCTTGACAAACTTGACTACTGCTCTAATCTGAAGAACCTGCTCCCTGTGAGCTCGTCACCAAACTTCAAGTTTGTCAAGGGAGATATTGCAAGCGCTGATCTTGTCAACTTCCTTCTTGTCACGGAGAAAATTGACACCATAATGCACTTCGCAGCCCAGACACATGTTGACAATTCATTTGGGAATTCTTTCGAATTTACCAAGAACAATATTTATGGTACACATGTTCTTCTTGAGGCCTGCAGGATTACTGGTCAGATCAAGAGGTTCATCCATGTCAGCACTGATGAGGTCTATGGGGAGACTGATGAGGATGCAGTTGTTGGGAACCATGAAGCATCACAGCTGCTTCCCACAAACCCATATGCAGCCACCAAAGCGGGAGCAGAGATGCTTGTCATGGCATATGGGAGATCCTATGGACTTCCGGTTATCACCTCTCGAGGAAACAATGTCTTTGGCCCCAATCAGTTTCCTGAGAAGCTTATCCCAAAGTTTATTCTTTTGGCAATGAGAGGGGAGCCACTCCCTATCCATGGTGATGGAGGCAATGTCCGTAGCTACATCTATTGTGAGGATGTTGCGGAGGCATTTGAGGTCATCCTACATCATGGAGAAGTTGGACATGTGTATAATATTGGAACAAAGAGAGAGAGGACAGTAATTGATGTAGCAAAAGATGTTTGTAAGCTTTTCAGTCTTGAAGCTGGCAAAGTCATCATGTTTGTCGAGAACAGACCTTTCAATGACCAGAGGTATTTCTTGGACGATGAGAAGCTCAAGAGCCTTGGATGGGCTGAGCGCACCCCATGGGAGGAAGGCTTAAAAAAGACAATGGAATGGTATGTAGCAAATTCTGATTATTGGGGTGATGTTTCTGGGGCCTTACTGCCTCATCCAAGGACATTGATGATGCCAGGGTACGAGGGCTCTGAAGAGATTAAAGGAATTCTCAGTCAGTTCAATAACATTCAAACAAAGGTCACTTCAACATTGGATACTGCTCTAGAAACGCATGCCTTCAAGTTCCTGGTATATGGCAGGACAGGATGGATCGGTGGACTTCTTGGAAAAATATGTGAGAAGAAAGGAATTCCATATGAGTATGGAAAAGGCCGCTTGCAAGAACGTTCTTCACTCAACCTGGATATCCAAACTATTAAGCCAACACATGTCTTCAATGCCGCTGGTGTTACTGGAAGGCCCAATGTTGACTGGTGTGAGTCACACAAACCAGACACCATTCGTACCAATGTTGTGGGCACCTTAAATCTAGCAGACGTATGTAGGGAGCATGGCTTATTGATGATGAACTACGCGACTGGGTGCATATTTGAGTATGATGCAGATCATCCTGAAGGGTCAGGTATTGGTTTCAAAGAGGAAGATACACCAAATTTTACAGGTTCATTCTACTCGAAGACGAAGGCAATG GTCGAGGAGCTATTGAGGGAGTATGAGAATGTCTGCACTCTGCGAGTTCGAATGCCAATATCCTCTGACCTCAACAACCCCCGAAACTTTGTGACAAAGATCAGCCGTTACAACAAGGTGGTGAACATCCCCAACAGCATGACGATGTTGGACGAGCTCCTGCCTATCTCAGTGGAGATGGCAAAGAGGAACCTGCGGGGCATCTATAACTTCACCAACCCTGGTGTTGTCAGCCACAACGAGATCCTAGAGATGTACAAGCAGTACATCGACCCTAGCTTCAAGTGGACAAACTTCACCCTTGAGGAGCAGGCCAAGGTTATTGTCGCGCCACGAAGCAATAATGAGATGGATGCAACCAAGCTGAAGAAAGAGTTCCCCGAACTGCTATCGATCAAAGACTCGTTGATCAAGTTTGTCTTTGAGCCCAATAGGAAGGTGCCTATAAACTGA